One genomic region from Reichenbachiella ulvae encodes:
- a CDS encoding SDR family NAD(P)-dependent oxidoreductase yields the protein MKHFVIIGGSSGIGRAIVERLLEAGHHVTATYRNTEPFTQHDHLTWIPYDVWSDSLDEQQLPEVIDGLAYCPGAIDLLPFKRLKQESLLQDFKLQVTGAVSVLQHLESRIKKAEQASVVLFSTVAVQSGFNFHTQVAISKGAIEGLTRSLAAEWAPKVRVNAIAPSITQTDLAKKLLSSEEKIKANADRHPLKKIGQPEDIAQLASFLLQDSSGWMTGQVIKLDGGISTLKI from the coding sequence ATGAAACACTTCGTAATCATAGGCGGCTCATCAGGAATAGGAAGAGCCATAGTTGAAAGACTTTTAGAAGCAGGGCACCATGTGACTGCCACCTATCGCAATACAGAACCCTTTACCCAGCATGATCATCTCACATGGATACCATATGATGTATGGTCTGACTCCCTGGATGAACAACAACTTCCTGAAGTGATCGATGGTTTAGCCTATTGCCCTGGAGCTATAGATTTATTACCATTCAAAAGACTAAAGCAAGAATCGCTTTTGCAGGATTTCAAATTGCAGGTGACCGGGGCAGTAAGTGTACTCCAGCATTTAGAATCCCGAATCAAAAAAGCAGAACAAGCCAGCGTGGTATTGTTCTCAACCGTGGCGGTACAAAGTGGTTTCAACTTCCATACCCAAGTAGCCATATCCAAAGGAGCGATAGAAGGTCTGACACGATCACTGGCAGCCGAGTGGGCTCCCAAGGTGAGAGTCAATGCCATCGCTCCATCTATCACCCAAACAGACTTAGCGAAAAAACTTCTTTCTTCTGAAGAAAAAATCAAAGCCAATGCCGACCGTCATCCACTCAAAAAAATAGGTCAACCTGAGGATATTGCCCAATTGGCTTCTTTTCTGCTACAGGACAGCAGCGGTTGGATGACCGGACAAGTCATCAAACTAGATGGCGGCATTTCAACACTTAAAATATAA
- a CDS encoding Lacal_2735 family protein, translated as MFGIFKKKSEREKLNERYKKLMKESHQLSTTDRSKSDQKFAEAQELLTQLDNMEKENS; from the coding sequence ATGTTTGGAATATTTAAAAAGAAATCGGAGCGCGAAAAACTCAACGAGCGCTACAAAAAGTTGATGAAAGAATCTCATCAATTATCCACAACGGATCGGTCCAAAAGCGATCAAAAATTTGCCGAAGCGCAAGAATTGCTGACTCAGTTAGACAACATGGAGAAGGAGAATTCCTAA
- a CDS encoding 5-carboxymethyl-2-hydroxymuconate Delta-isomerase translates to MPHFVIDCSKNILAHQSPQVIIQKVYDTADASGLFAPGEIKVRINAFEHYIVGGTQKDFIHVFGNIMEGRTVDQKKKLSDSIIRELKAMFPEVPIVSINIRDFEKATYSNRDLV, encoded by the coding sequence ATGCCCCATTTCGTTATTGATTGCTCCAAAAACATCCTTGCCCATCAATCACCCCAAGTGATCATCCAAAAGGTATATGATACCGCTGATGCTTCAGGGCTTTTTGCTCCTGGTGAGATCAAAGTCAGAATCAATGCTTTCGAGCATTATATAGTGGGAGGGACCCAAAAGGATTTTATTCATGTATTTGGCAATATCATGGAGGGCAGAACGGTGGATCAAAAAAAGAAGCTTTCTGATAGCATCATCAGGGAGTTGAAGGCCATGTTTCCTGAGGTTCCTATCGTGTCGATCAACATCCGTGATTTCGAAAAGGCGACCTACTCGAATAGAGATTTGGTTTAA
- a CDS encoding DUF5522 domain-containing protein — protein MSDKEPNKSQPVLAPEDFYFNEEGLMVFTAKYHLKRGYCCQNGCKHCP, from the coding sequence TTGTCAGACAAAGAACCGAATAAGTCACAGCCCGTTTTAGCTCCTGAGGATTTCTATTTCAATGAGGAGGGATTGATGGTTTTTACCGCCAAGTACCATCTTAAAAGAGGATATTGCTGCCAAAATGGTTGTAAGCACTGTCCTTAA
- the rocD gene encoding ornithine--oxo-acid transaminase: MVNEMTSEQAIALEDKYGAHNYHPLPVVLAKGEGVHVWDVEGKKYYDFLSAYSAMNQGHCHPKIVGALTEQAQKLTLTSRAFYNDALGEYEKYITEYFGFDKVLPMNTGAEAVETAIKLTRKWAYEVKGIPENEAKIIVCENNFHGRTTTIISFSNDPDAQKNFGPYTAGFVRIPYDNIDALKAALKEENVAGLLMEPIQGEAGVYVPQDGFLKAASEACKEAGVLFVADEVQTGIARTGKLLAVDHEEVKPDVLILGKAISGGVYPVSVVLANDDIMGVIKPGQHGSTFGGNPVAAKVAMAALEVIKDEALAENAEKLGQIFRARMNEFIESSDLVSLVRGKGLLNAIVINDSEDSSTAWDICVALKENGLLAKPTHGNIIRFAPPLVMTEEQLHDCSDIIINTIKNFKK; encoded by the coding sequence ATGGTAAACGAAATGACAAGCGAGCAAGCGATTGCTCTCGAAGACAAATATGGCGCACACAACTATCATCCACTACCAGTGGTACTGGCCAAAGGTGAAGGCGTACATGTATGGGATGTAGAAGGAAAGAAATACTATGATTTTCTTTCGGCATATTCTGCCATGAATCAGGGACATTGCCATCCGAAGATCGTAGGAGCGCTCACTGAGCAGGCGCAGAAATTGACCCTGACCTCTCGTGCCTTTTACAACGACGCATTGGGTGAGTACGAAAAATATATTACTGAATACTTTGGGTTCGACAAGGTACTGCCAATGAACACGGGAGCTGAAGCTGTAGAAACGGCCATCAAACTGACTCGTAAGTGGGCGTATGAAGTAAAGGGAATTCCTGAAAATGAAGCGAAAATCATCGTTTGCGAAAACAACTTTCACGGTAGAACTACCACGATCATTTCCTTCTCGAATGACCCAGACGCACAAAAGAACTTTGGGCCGTACACTGCGGGTTTTGTTCGCATCCCATACGATAATATCGATGCACTAAAGGCTGCCTTGAAGGAAGAAAATGTAGCTGGACTACTCATGGAACCTATTCAGGGTGAAGCGGGTGTTTATGTCCCTCAAGATGGTTTCTTGAAAGCTGCCAGCGAAGCTTGTAAAGAAGCGGGCGTGTTGTTTGTAGCAGATGAAGTGCAAACGGGTATCGCAAGAACAGGTAAGCTTCTAGCGGTAGATCATGAAGAAGTAAAACCTGACGTATTGATCCTGGGCAAAGCTATCTCTGGTGGAGTCTATCCAGTATCTGTCGTTTTGGCCAATGATGACATCATGGGTGTAATCAAACCGGGACAGCATGGATCTACCTTCGGTGGAAACCCGGTAGCAGCCAAAGTAGCCATGGCTGCTCTGGAAGTAATCAAAGACGAAGCTTTGGCAGAAAATGCAGAGAAGCTAGGCCAGATCTTCAGGGCTCGCATGAATGAATTCATCGAAAGCAGCGATTTGGTTTCTCTGGTAAGAGGTAAAGGACTATTGAATGCCATCGTGATCAATGATTCAGAAGACAGTTCGACCGCATGGGACATCTGTGTGGCCCTGAAAGAAAATGGTCTTTTAGCAAAACCTACGCATGGTAATATCATACGTTTTGCACCTCCATTGGTCATGACCGAGGAGCAATTGCACGATTGCAGTGATATCATCATCAATACAATCAAGAATTTCAAAAAGTAA